GGCTCCTTGACCAGGAAATACATATGCTGTTTTCATCCCTTATATTTTTTATTCGTTTATTTGTCTGCTACCATAGGTATTGAATCTGCCTTTTGCAGTCAATGGTTGATGAGAACGAATTCCCCTAAGCGCAAACTTAGATAAATTGCTTTTTATATGCAATATAAATTCATTTCAGCCAGCTATTATTCCTATTCTTGGCCGATCGATCCACTACCTCTTACGGAATATTGTAGGGCCTTAAATTCAATCTTCGGGAACAAAACTAAGCGACAACATCTTCTTCGGATCAAATACATCTTGTGCTATTTCCAGCAACTCTGTACTCGTCAAGTGCTGAATCTTTTCAATGACTTCATCCAATAAGATAACACGATCATAGTCCATCACATTTTTTGCCGCTGATATAATCATGCTCATACGGTTCTCTTCTGTTAGGGCAATTTGTCCGATGAATTTTTGCTTTGCTTTCTTAATCTTCGTCTCGGAAAGTGGCTGTTCACACATCTTAGCAAGTTCTTTAAAGACAAGTTTTTTAGCCTTCTCCACTTTTTCCTCATCTGTACCAAGGTAGATACTAAACAAACCTGTATCCGAGAATATCGTATAGTTCGATTCTATCGTGTAGGCAATTCCATATTTCTCCCGAATAGACAGATTCAGAATAGACCCCATTCCCATGCCACCAAGCATATTGTTCAAAAGCAATAGCCCTGTCTTACGCTCATCACGATAACCATATGCCAAAGATCCAAGCATGTAATGAACCTGATTAATTGGTTTTGCAACAGCAATATGCTGTTCAATAATCGGATTGACATCATTTCTGATCCGCATAATTCTATTTGCTGGAACCCCACCAAAGATCTTGTGCAGCAATTTCTCAACCTCTTTGAGGCTATAATTGCCGGTGATACCGATAACCATTTCATTGGTATCGTAATTTCCCCGCATAAAATCGTCGATATCGTTCTTTTGTAATGCAAGGAGCTGATCCTCCAATCCCAGAATATTGTGTCCCAATCCGGAGCCCTGAAATATAAGGTCTTCGAAATCGTCAACGATTGACTCTTCGGGACTATCCAAGTAAGAAGCCATTTCATCTACGATTACAGACTTCTCCTTATCCAATTCTGTTTCGGGGAAAGTGGAGTGAAAAAAGATGTCCTCAAAAAGATCTAATGCACGATCTAAATAAGGACGAAGTATAGACGCATGGACGCAAGTATATTCCTTCGTTGTATAGGCATTCAAATCTCCCCCAACCGATTCCAAATGATTTATAATCTGCTGTGTAGAACGTCTTTCCGTCCGCTTAAATAGTAGATGCTCAATAAAATGGGCAACACCGAACTTCCCCACAGTCTCATCCCGAGACCCGGCGTTGATTACCATGCATACATGTGTAACCGGTAAATTCTGATATTGAAATACTACGCGTATTCCGTTTGAAAGTCTAATAATTTCGTATTCCATGCAGTACAAACTTGCTGTAGCTTCTTTTAGTTTATCTATTTTTGCGCGCCCACTAACCTTGACCATCTTCTCCGACAAAAAATATATAATCTATCATTTTTTGCCACTTTGCTCAATCTTCAAACCGTAGGGTCACATGAAGCCGTCACAAAACTAGGCATTTTTAAACGCAAAACGGTCATAGCGAAATCACTATGACCGTTTTTATATCCTATCGCAATAAGATTATTCAAATTACATGCGCGGAGGTCTCATCCCCCCTGGGAATCTGTTCTCGCCTTCAGGGTTTCCCATGGCGAATTTTTGGAACTTGTATGTAAACAAAATCATAAAATATCGTCCCAAACGGTTGGTACGGCTATCCGTAATCATAGATTCACTCACTGTCCGGGAAACATTCGTTTGCTGATTCAATAAGTCAAATGCTTGTAAACGTACTGTACCACGTTGTTGACTCAAGAACTTCTGCTCAAGGTACGTATTGATGACAAACGGGTTTGCATTGATACCAGCTCCATAACCACTATTGAATTGCTTCGATAGATCCGCTCCGAAAATGGTTGTTTTTGTGATGTTAACAGAGCCAATCAATGTGGGTGTCCAAGAAGAAACATTCGTCGTACGATTTGTCAATGAATTCTCCGTATGATTAAATTGGTAGCGTACTCCCGGATTGATTTCCAAATTCTCCGAAGGGTTGTATCTAAACATCAGACCTTGATTTAATACAATATTCCGGGCGACGTTCTTTTGACCGATGTTATCATCTTTCTCCGTGGAAACATATCCAATATTTTTATTGTAGGACACCCCTCCCATTAACATAATATTATATGTTTTTTCTTTCAATGATTTTCCGTAATGATAAAAAGAACTCACATTAAATGGTTTATCGCTTGTTTCATTCAAGTAGCGGGTTTCAGAAACTAACGTAGAATTTGTTTGTCCAGTTTGATAGTCCATTAAATCATCAAAATAGCTTTTGCTCAAGCTCACAATCTTGTTGTTAGTCAAGCCGGCATTAACAAACGCAAAGAAATTATTTCCTTTTTGAAAATCATTTTTACGGAACCGTACATTCAATTGATGGCTAAATTCCGGATTCAGATTGGCGTTACCGATTACGATACTGGTCCGGTTTGTACTCATATCAAAGGGCAAGATCTGCGTTACTGAAGGCTCATTCGGTGTTCCCGAATAATTGACAGAGATATTGGACTGTCTCGAAAATTTATACTCAAAACGTGCAATAGGCATCCAGTTCATATTGTTGCGATGAATTGGAACGACTAAGCCTGAACTGATCGCATCACCTCTTAATTGGGAAGGTTGAGCTGCAGCTCCAATGGAATAGGTTATTTTATCGCCACTATACAAATAGTTTGCGCCTATTTTATGTGTTGTGAAGGAGTAATCATAATTGTAATCAAAATTCAATTTGGGATCCTCAGCAATTAAGTTTCCATCCCGATCGAACCCCTGCTGTTTGTTCGAATTATCATACTTATTTTTGTTGAAATCATAGGTAAACTCTACTTTTCCTTTCTCGGAGACAGGTTCTGTATAATTCACCGAAGCGCCTCCATTCCAACTTTTATTATTTGCTTCCAGAATCGTCTTCTCATAGATCGAATCTAAGGGAGCATTTGCATTGTTGGGATCGGCCAACAACCTATCTAGAATGGCATTCTGATCTTTCGTTGTTTTTGCATTATTGAAGTTCATGTTTACAAAAACATTCCTTCCTTTATCATTAAATTTATGATTATACAACCCGCTAATCCCAAATCTCGGTGCAGTGGAATTGGCAACAATATCTTGCGCCTGAGAATTATTAAATACACTACTACGATACGTGAGCGAATTCGTACCTGTCGTTGCATCGCTCTTGTCGTAACCAAACTGAGGTGATATTTTGATATAATCTTTCGTTGTAGGCTTCCATTCGACATTTGCTTCGAA
The Sphingobacterium multivorum genome window above contains:
- a CDS encoding outer membrane beta-barrel protein, yielding MRGFMLFLFSMLMGWTVYGQTKSVQGILKDDKNRIVAGATVKLTSKLDSMTTGSNMAGIFIFDKIKSDTFKITVSNLGFERFEKEFSIPKGESKYIIPSLTLQQNSQMLQEVVVDGVPTVVVKSDTLEYTMKDLKLRDGAVAEDALKKLQGVEVDKDGNVTAQGESVKRVRINGKDFFGGDVKTATQNLPANIIQKMQVIDDYGDMANVTGNKNGDSEKVLNIQIDPKYNTGHMTTLRAGVGTEDRYQATGMWMGMREGEQISVLGNLNNTNAPLFDFSTVGGGARRGQGGGGRRGGGMFGGSDGLTKIGSIGLNYRKDFNDKLTVYGSYSFSHSNNTTLSQRFQENTLPNIMQTDSVTSNSNTVGDSHRFEANVEWKPTTKDYIKISPQFGYDKSDATTGTNSLTYRSSVFNNSQAQDIVANSTAPRFGISGLYNHKFNDKGRNVFVNMNFNNAKTTKDQNAILDRLLADPNNANAPLDSIYEKTILEANNKSWNGGASVNYTEPVSEKGKVEFTYDFNKNKYDNSNKQQGFDRDGNLIAEDPKLNFDYNYDYSFTTHKIGANYLYSGDKITYSIGAAAQPSQLRGDAISSGLVVPIHRNNMNWMPIARFEYKFSRQSNISVNYSGTPNEPSVTQILPFDMSTNRTSIVIGNANLNPEFSHQLNVRFRKNDFQKGNNFFAFVNAGLTNNKIVSLSKSYFDDLMDYQTGQTNSTLVSETRYLNETSDKPFNVSSFYHYGKSLKEKTYNIMLMGGVSYNKNIGYVSTEKDDNIGQKNVARNIVLNQGLMFRYNPSENLEINPGVRYQFNHTENSLTNRTTNVSSWTPTLIGSVNITKTTIFGADLSKQFNSGYGAGINANPFVINTYLEQKFLSQQRGTVRLQAFDLLNQQTNVSRTVSESMITDSRTNRLGRYFMILFTYKFQKFAMGNPEGENRFPGGMRPPRM
- a CDS encoding M16 family metallopeptidase, translated to MEYEIIRLSNGIRVVFQYQNLPVTHVCMVINAGSRDETVGKFGVAHFIEHLLFKRTERRSTQQIINHLESVGGDLNAYTTKEYTCVHASILRPYLDRALDLFEDIFFHSTFPETELDKEKSVIVDEMASYLDSPEESIVDDFEDLIFQGSGLGHNILGLEDQLLALQKNDIDDFMRGNYDTNEMVIGITGNYSLKEVEKLLHKIFGGVPANRIMRIRNDVNPIIEQHIAVAKPINQVHYMLGSLAYGYRDERKTGLLLLNNMLGGMGMGSILNLSIREKYGIAYTIESNYTIFSDTGLFSIYLGTDEEKVEKAKKLVFKELAKMCEQPLSETKIKKAKQKFIGQIALTEENRMSMIISAAKNVMDYDRVILLDEVIEKIQHLTSTELLEIAQDVFDPKKMLSLSFVPED